In one Agathobacter rectalis ATCC 33656 genomic region, the following are encoded:
- a CDS encoding cell wall hydrolase: MKKASKRRILFAARMATMVGAACFAVSGISETLGQEKEKSRPVYIATEEVAETTYMPEVEETTQPTETAKAVETEEPLIASMDWDKDDSYLLCKIAMAEAESEGVKGKALVMLVVLNRVWSNEFPDTIEEVIFQKNQFSPVANGRYDAVEPDEECYEALKLIQVDHWNESQDALYFESKSDSKWHSENLEFLFKYGKHYFYK, encoded by the coding sequence TTGAAGAAAGCAAGTAAGCGAAGAATATTGTTTGCGGCAAGAATGGCAACGATGGTCGGAGCTGCCTGTTTTGCAGTAAGTGGCATTTCAGAAACGCTCGGGCAGGAGAAAGAAAAAAGCCGGCCGGTCTACATAGCCACAGAGGAAGTGGCAGAGACGACGTATATGCCGGAGGTCGAAGAGACAACACAGCCAACGGAGACAGCAAAGGCAGTTGAGACAGAAGAACCGTTGATTGCAAGTATGGATTGGGACAAGGACGATTCTTACCTGCTATGCAAGATAGCAATGGCCGAAGCTGAGAGCGAAGGCGTGAAAGGAAAGGCACTGGTCATGCTGGTGGTCCTCAACAGAGTTTGGAGCAATGAGTTCCCGGACACAATCGAGGAAGTCATTTTTCAGAAGAACCAGTTCAGTCCAGTAGCAAACGGAAGATACGACGCAGTAGAGCCGGACGAGGAGTGCTACGAAGCATTGAAGCTGATCCAGGTAGACCATTGGAACGAAAGCCAGGATGCTTTGTATTTTGAGAGCAAGAGCGACAGTAAGTGGCACAGCGAGAATTTGGAATTTCTTTTCAAGTACGGCAAACATTACTTCTATAAGTGA
- a CDS encoding helix-turn-helix domain-containing protein encodes MGRGPTNENTNMYFQARKKAATYNERLWSREGAAELLGISVSTLADYELGNTKVVPVDKVVLMADLYNAPELITGYCMRECPVHGFLPLATEEKSLEGIALRLLQNFNEDSLKNMRDSLIEITADGKITKDELPALEKIIGQLEKMAEVISEMKIVGEKYLNGK; translated from the coding sequence ATGGGAAGAGGCCCTACAAACGAGAACACAAATATGTATTTCCAGGCCAGAAAAAAGGCGGCAACGTACAACGAGAGGCTATGGAGCCGTGAAGGAGCTGCAGAACTGTTGGGGATATCGGTTTCAACATTGGCAGATTACGAGCTTGGCAATACGAAGGTTGTCCCGGTGGACAAGGTGGTGCTTATGGCTGACCTCTACAACGCCCCGGAATTGATTACTGGGTACTGTATGCGAGAATGCCCGGTACACGGATTCCTACCACTGGCAACCGAAGAGAAAAGTTTAGAAGGAATTGCATTAAGGCTTTTACAGAACTTCAATGAGGATTCATTGAAGAATATGCGAGACAGTCTGATCGAGATAACTGCAGATGGAAAAATCACAAAGGATGAATTGCCAGCCTTGGAAAAAATCATCGGGCAGCTCGAAAAGATGGCAGAGGTAATAAGCGAAATGAAAATTGTCGGAGAGAAGTATTTGAACGGCAAGTAA
- a CDS encoding helix-turn-helix transcriptional regulator, which produces MKQETSQWGKAVKKAVIDHDMTLKQLAEKIGYSNATVSQVVNGRYSNSSYKVIAEKINEVLGTEGLPERTETPSDEWCQTVKVELVKQSMTVNELAKQLDVSRDRLSLVINGKMMNEAIVSGVNNLLGINLVAVPADK; this is translated from the coding sequence ATGAAGCAGGAAACATCACAGTGGGGCAAAGCTGTTAAAAAAGCAGTAATCGACCACGATATGACATTGAAGCAGCTGGCCGAAAAAATCGGCTACAGCAATGCTACTGTTTCCCAGGTAGTCAACGGCAGATATTCCAATTCGAGTTACAAGGTAATCGCTGAGAAGATCAACGAAGTGCTTGGAACGGAAGGACTGCCGGAGAGAACCGAAACACCGTCCGATGAATGGTGTCAGACAGTGAAGGTGGAACTGGTAAAACAGAGCATGACCGTCAATGAGCTGGCGAAGCAGCTGGATGTCTCCAGGGATCGGCTGTCACTGGTAATTAACGGCAAGATGATGAACGAAGCAATCGTAAGCGGGGTGAATAACCTGCTAGGAATCAACCTGGTCGCTGTTCCAGCTGATAAGTAA